The Malassezia restricta chromosome I, complete sequence genome contains the following window.
GCTCCTCTAACTCTTCATCATGGACGCTAGTGgaccgccaccgcctccCAGCTTTCAAGAgtcgcgcgccaaggccgagGACCGTCGGCCGTCGCCCACGCAGGACCAGGCTGCACAGCCACCCGCCAAAGCTCCCAAGCACGATGCCTCGTCGTACCCAGGCAAGTCCGAgccctcgtcgtcgtcgatgggCCAATATAATACGATCGACTTTCTCGGGAACGTATCGGGCGGaccgcacgccgcggctgcCGAGGCACTTGCGACATTCTCGTCCTCGGTCGGCAGCGATGCCGCCAACAACAACTCGCTATTTATGCAGGTGCCGTCAGGGCCGCCTCCTGCCTCGGCCGCCCCTCTGCACAGTACTTCCAGCTCGTCACTTCCGCCACCCACCACCTCGACACTACCATCGTCGGGCACGCAACACGGCCCACCGTTCCTGTGTCCGACATGCAACACATCGTACTCGCGTCTTGAATATCTTCGCCGCCACGAACGCCGCCACGCAGATATCCGGCCTTTTGCGTGTCCGTGTGGCAAGTCGTTCTCTCGGAGTGACGTGCTCGCTCGCCACAAGACCAAgtgccgcgtcgtgctAAGCGACGAaagcggcgcggcagcgaaTAGCTCTGACGGACGCAAGTCGGATcggctgcagcgcgtgtcatcgtcgatgcgctctACACGTGGCCGCCCTGCCGGTACAACGCGGGCCGGACGTCCTCAGGACCGCGAAACAAGCGCTCACGACCCGTCGGTGGATCCCGCCCTGGCCGGCACAGCTGCGGTCGATCCATCGATGCAGCCACCCCCGCCCCTTGAAGGCGCGTCGGACTCGCCGTACGCATCGTACACAAATGCCCCACCGCCCacgtatgcgccgcatggacACCCCGAGAGCAGTGACTATGCACACGACAAGGCGCCCTATGCACACCCTGGACCGTCTGGAAGCGGTGCCCCACCtgccgcgagcgtcgccggcgcctatggtggcatgcgcatggGCGTACCCCACGATCCCAAGATGTATGCGCACGGCAATATGCCACGGCCTGGCAATGCACCTGCGCCGTACTTGAGTGGCGCCCCAGCGATTCATCCCGAGCTATCGtcacgcggcgcgccaggcATGTACAGCGGAGCGCCTGCCACGAGTACCACTGGCAGTCCTGGCACGGCGTCAGCCGCCCCAGGTTCGATGTACTATCCGCCATCGCAGCACAGTGAGCATGCTGGCAGTTatgcgacgcagccagcCACTGTGACACACTATGATggcagcgcggcggcggcggcggctgctgccgccgccgcagcAGCTGTGGCGACCCCGAATGGCACACAGCAGGGCGGCTCGGGCATCTACGCACCCAACAAGGAGCTCGCGCGGTTCTCGGTGCCGTCGTCCGGACCGCTTTCCCCGTTTTCGAACACGGCTCTCAATTCCAACATATCGCCGTACCTTTCAGCATTTTCATGTGCTCGTGacatgccgccgcgcggTGGATCGAGTCCACGGATGAGCAACAGCACGGCCAGTGGTACAGCGCCGACTCAGCCTCCGGCACCGCCTTCGACAGACGAGGCACCTCCACCATCCGACTCATAGGAGCCTGGTAGACCGACGACGTGTGATAGAGTGTGTCGCGTGCGAATGTCCGTCACGATGAAAAAGGAGACTACGAGCGCCACAGCATGCCAGGCGATAGCATGCATGACGTCGTTCCTTCATTGTCTGCTGGACTACGTGTGGATTTCGAGCCGCACGACGTACGGCAACTAAGCATCGCGATGCGATGCCTACATGATCCTATCATGCTTCTATGCCCCTCATCTGAATGATAATAGCGGCGATCACATCTCTTTTGGCAGCTGGTGCTGACGCAACGCAGGCCTAGTCTGACAGTGTCTTTTCGCAGCAGGCCTGGCAGGATGACTTCGAGGCACGGACGTCTTGGTTATCTCTGAGCTTCGACATCATCTACCGAGCTCGCTCACAAATGGAAGCACGGAGGCTCATCCTATGTGCTATGTCATTGCCCATGCGCGTTTGTGCACAGGTCGATTGGATATCTACGTTTCCAACTTGGACGAACTAGTGTGTAAACGAGCGACAGCCTCGTCCGAGGCTACTCACATGCTGCCAAGATGTCCATTCAGGGGTATTTGATCTATGCACACGTTCTAACACGCATGCCAACGAGTCGCGAGAGGTCGCGATATAAAGACGTTGTCCGATTCGTTTCGGAACAGCACGCCGTCAACAACCGTTGGGCTGCACCGAACCACCCAGTGCTACGATGAATGAG
Protein-coding sequences here:
- a CDS encoding DNA binding regulatory protein AmdX: MDASGPPPPPSFQESRAKAEDRRPSPTQDQAAQPPAKAPKHDASSYPGKSEPSSSSMGQYNTIDFLGNVSGGPHAAAAEALATFSSSVGSDAANNNSLFMQVPSGPPPASAAPLHSTSSSSLPPPTTSTLPSSGTQHGPPFLCPTCNTSYSRLEYLRRHERRHADIRPFACPCGKSFSRSDVLARHKTKCRVVLSDESGAAANSSDGRKSDRLQRVSSSMRSTRGRPAGTTRAGRPQDRETSAHDPSVDPALAGTAAVDPSMQPPPPLEGASDSPYASYTNAPPPTYAPHGHPESSDYAHDKAPYAHPGPSGSGAPPAASVAGAYGGMRMGVPHDPKMYAHGNMPRPGNAPAPYLSGAPAIHPELSSRGAPGMYSGAPATSTTGSPGTASAAPGSMYYPPSQHSEHAGSYATQPATVTHYDGSAAAAAAAAAAAAAVATPNGTQQGGSGIYAPNKELARFSVPSSGPLSPFSNTALNSNISPYLSAFSCARDMPPRGGSSPRMSNSTASGTAPTQPPAPPSTDEAPPPSDS